The following are encoded in a window of Streptococcus pasteurianus genomic DNA:
- a CDS encoding response regulator transcription factor yields MANILAVDDEEMILQLIKNGLEKDGHIVTVYSSAKEVPLDTLNYYDLVILDVMMPHIDGFSFCKSIRDFIDCPILFLTAKTMENDITLGLGLGADDYLTKPFRIAELRARINAHLRREKREKHRTLNLDKIRIDLSAKAISVDNKPIAFTKSEYLICEYLASNKGQVFSKEQIYEATFSFYGESDSSTISTHIKNIRAKFEKMGVQPISTVWGIGYKWE; encoded by the coding sequence TTGGCAAATATATTAGCCGTTGATGATGAAGAAATGATTTTACAGTTAATCAAGAATGGGCTTGAGAAAGATGGACATATTGTAACTGTATATTCTTCTGCAAAAGAAGTTCCTTTAGACACTCTGAACTACTATGATTTAGTTATTTTAGACGTTATGATGCCCCATATAGACGGTTTCTCTTTCTGTAAATCTATAAGAGATTTTATTGACTGTCCTATTCTTTTTCTGACGGCAAAAACGATGGAAAATGATATTACTTTGGGCTTAGGATTAGGAGCTGATGATTATTTAACAAAACCATTCCGTATTGCAGAATTGCGGGCGCGTATCAATGCTCACTTGCGTAGAGAGAAACGTGAAAAACATAGAACACTAAATTTAGATAAGATAAGAATAGACTTATCAGCAAAGGCGATTAGCGTTGATAATAAACCTATCGCCTTTACTAAAAGTGAATATTTGATTTGTGAGTATCTTGCAAGTAACAAAGGACAGGTTTTTTCAAAGGAACAAATATACGAAGCTACATTTTCTTTTTACGGAGAAAGCGATAGCTCTACAATCTCTACACATATAAAAAATATAAGAGCAAAATTTGAAAAAATGGGTGTTCAGCCAATTTCAACAGTCTGGGGGATTGGTTATAAATGGGAATAA
- a CDS encoding NisI/SpaI family lantibiotic immunity lipoprotein, whose translation MAFGTLKVLFDLKENADRNKSLNQTLPIVELNTANQDTIQIDKKIYTLTDETVEYSSLKQEIAQISKRIEEADGTIFSYGYIYSIKETSTEEKIAVNINNKYYVAVNTIE comes from the coding sequence TTGGCTTTTGGAACTTTAAAAGTTTTATTTGATTTGAAAGAAAACGCAGATAGAAATAAATCATTAAACCAAACTTTGCCAATCGTGGAGTTAAATACAGCAAATCAGGATACCATACAAATAGATAAAAAAATTTATACTCTGACAGATGAAACTGTGGAATATTCAAGTTTGAAGCAGGAAATTGCTCAAATTTCAAAAAGAATTGAAGAAGCTGACGGTACAATATTCAGTTACGGATATATATACAGTATAAAAGAAACTTCCACAGAAGAAAAGATTGCTGTTAATATTAACAATAAATATTACGTAGCAGTAAATACAATAGAATAA
- a CDS encoding lantibiotic immunity ABC transporter MutG family permease subunit: protein MFSSIIRCFQVEWLKSRHTPLLLVHVLFPVIGAGVFAGYFHISGWNDVTNVTTFLEVLSIIFPFVIGIVVGMVVELENGAGHFQLILGTFRSRTAVYIGKLLYLVVLATLATILGVSLFAVLYPVMPFSFYIKPFIMLILSVIPIYLISILVGFSLGKSVAMGMGIVGSLLSALLVTGLGDFIWKFLPWGWSVRFMDYCILKYVNEGQFYSNFPEFQLGFIFMLVFTVVLFIISLMWFQRWEGTKENE, encoded by the coding sequence ATGTTTAGCAGTATTATTAGATGTTTTCAAGTAGAATGGCTTAAAAGCAGACATACACCATTACTTTTAGTTCATGTACTTTTTCCAGTAATAGGAGCTGGTGTTTTTGCAGGATATTTTCATATATCTGGTTGGAATGATGTCACAAATGTAACGACCTTTTTAGAGGTATTATCGATTATTTTTCCATTTGTTATTGGAATTGTTGTAGGTATGGTAGTTGAACTAGAAAATGGGGCAGGTCATTTTCAGTTAATCTTAGGTACGTTCCGTTCACGCACAGCGGTATATATTGGAAAATTATTATATCTTGTTGTTTTGGCAACCCTTGCAACAATACTTGGTGTTTCCTTATTTGCAGTACTCTATCCAGTTATGCCGTTTTCATTTTATATAAAACCTTTTATTATGTTAATATTGTCTGTAATACCAATTTATCTTATTTCTATACTTGTCGGTTTCAGTTTAGGGAAAAGTGTAGCTATGGGCATGGGTATTGTAGGAAGTCTATTATCTGCATTGTTGGTTACAGGACTTGGTGATTTTATTTGGAAATTTCTGCCGTGGGGCTGGAGTGTAAGGTTTATGGATTATTGTATTTTGAAATATGTTAATGAGGGACAGTTTTATTCTAACTTCCCTGAGTTTCAACTAGGTTTTATATTTATGCTGGTTTTCACAGTAGTGCTGTTTATAATAAGTTTAATGTGGTTTCAGAGATGGGAAGGGACAAAAGAAAATGAGTAA
- a CDS encoding lantibiotic immunity ABC transporter MutE/EpiE family permease subunit, producing the protein MENYISSEHLKHKNTFVKKLVWLAPVLTLFLNVLAPMWYQQNSYNWWYVLLYPSYLTLLSILIIQRDNGKLKFRAILSLPIDLKKVWYAKIITCIIYIVLANTILMLCNVAGGFIIQQIFDISMTISLIQALLGTFCIILTSIWNVPLCLWFVKKTGVFATLILNVGMSFILGTLGANTSFWFICPYSWVTRLMVPTLGILPNGEPVTGNALLTPLPLIIMTVCLSLVLLYVISKLTAKSFIKQEVL; encoded by the coding sequence ATGGAAAATTATATATCTTCTGAACATCTAAAACATAAAAATACTTTTGTAAAAAAATTAGTCTGGTTAGCTCCTGTACTAACTTTATTTTTGAATGTACTTGCTCCCATGTGGTATCAACAAAATTCATATAACTGGTGGTATGTATTATTATATCCTAGTTATTTAACGCTATTATCTATTTTGATAATTCAAAGAGATAACGGAAAATTAAAGTTCAGAGCAATTTTATCATTGCCTATTGATTTAAAAAAAGTATGGTATGCAAAAATAATTACTTGTATAATATACATTGTACTTGCGAATACAATTTTGATGTTGTGCAATGTCGCAGGTGGTTTTATCATTCAACAAATTTTTGATATATCTATGACAATCAGCCTGATACAGGCACTATTGGGAACGTTTTGCATTATTCTAACAAGTATATGGAATGTTCCGTTATGCTTGTGGTTTGTAAAAAAAACAGGTGTATTCGCCACTCTCATATTAAATGTTGGAATGAGCTTTATACTGGGAACATTAGGCGCAAACACAAGTTTCTGGTTCATATGTCCTTATAGTTGGGTTACTCGCCTTATGGTTCCTACATTAGGAATATTGCCAAATGGAGAACCGGTAACGGGAAATGCTTTATTAACTCCTTTACCGTTGATTATTATGACAGTCTGCTTGTCATTGGTTTTACTCTATGTGATTTCAAAATTAACAGCTAAATCTTTTATAAAGCAGGAGGTTCTTTAA
- a CDS encoding lantibiotic protection ABC transporter ATP-binding protein — protein sequence MKEILKTDNLCKDFKKQKAVNNVSITVRENSIYGLLGPNGAGKSTTLKMITGMLRPTSGKVLFNGHDWNRKDLEQIGALIETPPLYDNLSAVENLEVRAKLLNVPKARINEVLEIVDLQNTGRKKAGQFSMGMKQRLGIAIALLNNPKLLILDEPTNGLDPIGIQELRSLIRSFPSQGITVILSSHILSEVQLIADDIGIISNGILGYEGQMNKDENLENLFIEVVRKSQEGR from the coding sequence ATGAAAGAAATTTTAAAAACAGACAATTTATGTAAGGATTTCAAAAAGCAAAAGGCAGTAAATAATGTATCTATAACTGTTCGTGAAAACTCAATATATGGGTTACTCGGTCCAAATGGTGCTGGAAAATCTACCACTTTGAAAATGATTACAGGTATGCTTCGTCCTACTAGTGGAAAAGTTCTTTTTAATGGGCACGACTGGAATAGAAAAGATTTAGAACAAATAGGGGCTTTGATTGAAACACCACCACTTTATGACAATCTTTCCGCGGTAGAAAATTTAGAAGTCCGTGCAAAGTTACTCAATGTTCCTAAAGCCCGAATAAATGAAGTTTTGGAAATAGTTGATTTGCAGAATACGGGAAGAAAAAAAGCAGGACAATTTTCAATGGGAATGAAGCAACGTTTAGGAATAGCTATTGCTTTGTTAAACAATCCTAAATTATTGATTTTAGACGAACCAACAAATGGTTTAGACCCTATCGGTATACAAGAATTACGTTCTCTTATTCGTTCTTTTCCCTCTCAAGGGATTACCGTTATTCTATCCAGTCATATTTTATCAGAGGTACAGCTTATTGCTGATGATATTGGCATTATTTCAAATGGTATTTTAGGATATGAGGGACAGATGAATAAAGATGAAAATTTAGAAAACTTGTTCATAGAAGTTGTAAGAAAATCGCAGGAGGGACGATAA
- a CDS encoding conjugal transfer protein, translating to MFKKNKKQTETIKEPKEKKVRTVKVGTHQKTVIALWVVLIASVSFGVYKNFTAIDQHTTHEKEIIELRLQDTNGIENFVKNFAKSYYTWNNSKEAIEARTQTINSYLTKELQDLNVDTIRTDIPTSSTVTDVIVWSIEQSGTDTFSATYEVDQQIKEGEQTSNVKATYTVKVHVDADGDMVIVQNPTLAPAIEKSDYEPKTPEADASVDADTANDATAFLETFFKLYPTATEKELAYYVSENVLEPIGRDYLYSELVNPIFTKDGGNVKVKVAVKFLDNQTKATQVSQFELVLHKDNNWKIVG from the coding sequence ATGTTTAAGAAGAATAAGAAACAGACAGAAACTATCAAAGAACCGAAAGAAAAAAAGGTGCGTACCGTCAAGGTAGGCACACATCAGAAAACCGTGATTGCGTTGTGGGTGGTGCTTATCGCAAGCGTAAGCTTTGGGGTATATAAGAACTTTACCGCTATCGACCAGCACACGACCCATGAAAAAGAAATCATTGAACTTCGCTTGCAGGACACCAACGGGATAGAAAATTTCGTGAAGAACTTTGCAAAGTCCTATTATACATGGAATAACAGCAAAGAAGCGATTGAAGCAAGGACGCAGACAATCAACAGTTATTTGACAAAGGAATTGCAGGACTTGAATGTTGATACAATTCGAACCGATATACCGACCAGCTCTACGGTTACAGATGTGATTGTATGGAGTATTGAACAGTCGGGGACGGACACTTTTTCTGCTACCTACGAAGTAGATCAGCAGATAAAAGAGGGAGAACAGACAAGCAATGTCAAGGCAACCTATACGGTAAAAGTCCATGTGGACGCTGACGGGGATATGGTAATTGTTCAGAACCCTACCCTTGCACCAGCAATCGAAAAATCAGACTATGAGCCTAAAACACCAGAAGCAGACGCAAGCGTGGACGCTGATACCGCAAATGACGCTACCGCATTTCTGGAAACATTCTTTAAGTTGTACCCGACAGCCACAGAAAAAGAGCTTGCCTATTATGTATCGGAAAATGTGCTTGAACCTATCGGCAGGGACTACCTTTATTCTGAATTGGTAAACCCTATCTTTACAAAGGACGGGGGCAATGTGAAAGTCAAGGTTGCCGTAAAATTCCTTGATAATCAGACAAAGGCAACGCAGGTATCGCAGTTTGAGCTAGTGCTACATAAAGATAATAACTGGAAGATTGTAGGGTAA
- a CDS encoding DUF1002 domain-containing protein — protein sequence MTCALAALSIITVNSVQASSNSVQDVIDETYVQPDYVLGYSLSDDQRSQTLALLGYDSSKDTSVKTITTSAYANIMNVADDSSLQLYSSVKIQKLGSSETLTVNIVTPENITKVTEDMYRNAAVTLGIEHAAITVASPIAVTGESALAGIYYSLEENGVDVSDESKELAQEELEALSTINSENQGTDGYDADKLNVALTDIKSAVADAGDGVSKEDVRKIVEETLDNYELKDVLSSDQITLIVNFAFNLSKSSIIDSSSFKSTLASLKDSIVSNASSTFKGINLNFDATNALESSKGFLANIWQAIVNFFKNLFN from the coding sequence ATGACTTGTGCTTTAGCAGCTTTATCTATTATCACTGTTAACAGCGTTCAAGCATCAAGTAACTCTGTTCAGGATGTTATTGATGAAACTTATGTTCAACCCGACTATGTTTTAGGATACTCTTTGTCAGATGACCAACGCTCACAAACGCTAGCTTTGTTAGGGTATGACAGTTCAAAGGATACAAGTGTTAAGACCATTACAACAAGTGCCTATGCTAATATTATGAACGTTGCAGACGATTCTAGCTTGCAATTGTATTCATCTGTTAAAATTCAAAAATTAGGTTCTTCAGAAACATTGACGGTTAATATTGTCACACCAGAGAATATTACAAAAGTTACCGAAGATATGTATCGAAATGCAGCTGTTACATTAGGAATTGAGCATGCAGCTATTACAGTAGCTTCGCCAATCGCTGTTACAGGTGAGTCAGCGTTAGCTGGAATTTATTATTCTTTAGAAGAAAATGGTGTTGATGTTTCTGATGAAAGCAAAGAATTAGCTCAAGAAGAGTTAGAAGCTCTATCGACTATCAATTCTGAGAATCAAGGAACAGACGGTTATGATGCTGACAAGTTGAACGTTGCCTTAACCGACATTAAATCAGCCGTTGCAGATGCTGGTGATGGCGTTTCAAAAGAAGATGTTCGTAAAATCGTTGAAGAAACCCTTGATAATTATGAGCTAAAAGATGTTTTGTCAAGTGACCAAATTACCTTGATTGTTAACTTTGCTTTTAATCTTTCAAAATCAAGTATCATTGATAGCAGTAGTTTTAAATCGACACTTGCCTCTTTGAAAGATAGCATTGTTTCAAATGCAAGTTCAACATTTAAAGGAATTAATCTTAATTTTGATGCCACAAACGCTTTGGAATCAAGCAAAGGCTTCCTAGCGAACATTTGGCAAGCAATTGTTAATTTCTTTAAAAATCTATTTAACTAA
- the gloA2 gene encoding SMU1112c/YaeR family gloxylase I-like metalloprotein produces the protein MKLNAVHHVALIVSDYEKSRDFYVNKLGFEIIRENHRPERHDYKLDLKCGTIELEIFGNKLSDPYYVAPPKRVGQPKYHMEACGLRHLAFYVNDVDAYKAELESKGIYVQPVRYDDYTGKKMTFFFDPDGLPLELHE, from the coding sequence ATGAAATTAAATGCAGTTCACCATGTCGCACTCATTGTCTCTGACTATGAAAAATCACGTGATTTTTACGTCAATAAACTAGGTTTTGAGATTATTCGTGAAAATCATAGACCAGAGCGCCACGATTACAAACTTGATTTAAAATGTGGAACGATTGAATTAGAGATTTTTGGAAATAAGCTTAGTGATCCATATTATGTTGCACCGCCAAAACGTGTTGGGCAACCTAAGTATCATATGGAGGCTTGTGGGCTACGTCATTTGGCTTTTTATGTTAATGATGTTGACGCTTACAAAGCTGAGTTGGAAAGCAAGGGAATTTATGTTCAACCTGTTCGCTATGATGATTATACAGGTAAGAAAATGACCTTCTTTTTCGACCCGGATGGTTTGCCACTAGAATTACATGAGTAG
- a CDS encoding class A sortase translates to MVKKEKKTYRFWNTLRLFLCLLLLVVGIALIFHKSICNFLIGQESNHYQITKVSKKKIKENESADVTYDFSSVEPVSTQSVLKAQANSANLPVIGGIAVPDVGINLPIFKGLGNTELSYGAGTMKENQVMGGENNYALASHHVFGLVGSSKMLFSPLENAKVGMKIYLTDKSTIYTYVITEVESVTPDRSEVINDVPGQSQVTLVTCMDQEATERIVVKGNLESSVAYNEASDDILEAFEYSYNQMTF, encoded by the coding sequence ATGGTAAAAAAAGAGAAAAAAACATATCGGTTCTGGAACACTCTTAGATTGTTTTTATGTTTGCTTTTATTGGTTGTTGGCATAGCTTTGATTTTTCACAAATCTATTTGTAATTTTTTGATTGGTCAAGAGTCAAATCATTATCAAATCACTAAAGTTTCTAAAAAGAAAATCAAGGAAAATGAGAGTGCTGATGTTACTTATGATTTTTCATCAGTAGAACCCGTTTCCACTCAATCTGTTTTAAAAGCTCAGGCAAATAGTGCTAATCTGCCCGTTATTGGTGGCATAGCAGTGCCAGATGTTGGTATTAATTTGCCAATTTTTAAAGGACTAGGAAATACAGAATTATCCTATGGAGCTGGAACAATGAAAGAAAACCAAGTCATGGGTGGTGAAAATAATTACGCTCTAGCTAGTCATCACGTATTTGGCTTGGTTGGTTCTTCCAAAATGCTTTTTTCTCCTCTAGAAAACGCAAAAGTGGGAATGAAAATTTATTTAACAGATAAATCAACCATTTACACTTATGTGATTACAGAGGTTGAATCAGTTACCCCAGATCGTTCAGAGGTTATCAACGACGTTCCTGGACAATCTCAAGTGACACTTGTTACTTGCATGGACCAAGAAGCAACTGAACGTATTGTCGTTAAAGGAAACCTTGAATCTTCCGTGGCTTATAACGAGGCATCAGATGATATTCTTGAAGCATTTGAGTATTCCTATAATCAAATGACATTTTAA
- the gyrA gene encoding DNA gyrase subunit A, whose translation MQDKNLIDVNLTSEMKTSFIDYAMSVIVARALPDVRDGLKPVHRRILYGMNELGVTPDKPHKKSARITGDVMGKYHPHGDSSIYEAMVRMAQWWSYRHMLVDGHGNFGSMDGDGAAAQRYTEARMSKIALEMLRDINKNTVDFQDNYDGSEREPLVLPSRFPNLLVNGATGIAVGMATNIPPHNLGESIDAVKLVMDNPDVTTRELMEVLPGPDFPTGALVMGKSGIRKAYETGKGSIVLRSRTEIETTKSGRERIVVTEFPYGVNKTKVHEHIVRLAQEKRIEGITAVRDESSREGIRFVIEVRRDASANVILNNLFKLTSLQTNFSFNMLAIENGVPKILSLKQIIVDYIEHQKEVIVRRTEFDKAKAEKRAHILEGLLVALDHLDEVISIIRNSETDVIAQGELMSRFDLSERQSQAILDMRLRRLTGLEREKIQAEYDDLLALIADLADILAKPERVVAIIKEEMDDIKRKYADPRRTELMVGEVLSLEDEDLIEEEDVLITLSNKGYIKRLAQDEFRAQKRGGRGVQGTGVNDDDFVRELVSTSTHDHVYFMTNKGRVYRLKAYEIPEYGRTAKGLPIVNLLKLDEGEIVQTIISQSGHDDKESYLFFVTRQGVVKRTLESEFSNIRQNGLKALNLKDGDELINVIRTNGNNDIIIGTKTGYSVRFNESAVRSMSRSATGVRGVNLREGDEVVGASRISDDQEVLVITEKGYGKRTLASEYPTKGRGGKGIKTANIAEKNGQLAGLATVNGDEDIMVITDTGVIIRTNVASISQTGRATLGVKIMKLDQDAKLMTFALVEPEEEEEKTGEDLE comes from the coding sequence ATGCAGGATAAGAATTTAATTGACGTAAATCTGACTTCAGAAATGAAGACAAGCTTTATTGATTACGCCATGTCTGTTATTGTCGCTCGTGCGCTTCCGGATGTACGCGATGGATTAAAACCAGTTCATCGTCGTATTTTATATGGAATGAATGAGCTCGGTGTGACACCAGACAAACCTCATAAGAAATCTGCGCGTATCACTGGGGATGTTATGGGTAAATATCACCCACATGGCGATTCGTCTATTTATGAAGCCATGGTTCGTATGGCACAGTGGTGGAGCTATCGTCATATGCTTGTTGATGGGCACGGGAACTTCGGTTCTATGGATGGTGACGGTGCTGCTGCTCAGCGTTATACAGAAGCACGCATGAGCAAAATTGCTCTTGAAATGCTTCGTGATATTAACAAAAATACCGTTGACTTTCAAGATAACTACGATGGTAGTGAGCGCGAGCCGCTTGTTTTGCCGTCACGTTTTCCAAACTTGCTTGTTAATGGCGCTACAGGGATTGCTGTTGGTATGGCAACGAATATCCCACCGCACAACTTAGGAGAGTCTATTGATGCCGTCAAGCTGGTTATGGATAACCCTGACGTAACAACACGTGAACTAATGGAGGTCTTGCCTGGTCCTGACTTTCCAACAGGTGCACTTGTTATGGGAAAATCTGGTATTCGTAAAGCTTACGAAACAGGTAAAGGATCAATCGTTTTACGTTCTCGCACTGAAATTGAAACAACTAAGAGTGGACGCGAACGTATCGTTGTCACAGAATTCCCATACGGTGTTAACAAGACGAAAGTACATGAACACATTGTTCGCTTAGCGCAAGAAAAACGTATTGAAGGAATTACAGCTGTTCGTGATGAATCAAGCCGTGAAGGTATTCGTTTCGTCATCGAAGTACGCCGCGATGCCTCAGCAAATGTTATCTTAAATAACTTGTTTAAATTAACCAGTTTACAAACAAACTTTAGCTTTAATATGCTCGCTATTGAAAATGGTGTACCAAAGATTCTTTCTTTAAAACAAATCATTGTTGATTATATTGAACATCAAAAAGAAGTTATTGTTCGTCGTACAGAATTTGATAAAGCTAAGGCTGAAAAACGCGCTCACATCTTAGAAGGGTTGCTGGTTGCACTTGATCACCTTGATGAGGTTATCAGCATTATCCGAAACAGTGAAACAGATGTGATTGCCCAAGGTGAATTGATGAGCCGTTTTGATTTGTCTGAACGTCAAAGCCAAGCTATCCTTGATATGCGTCTTCGTCGTTTGACAGGTTTGGAACGTGAAAAAATCCAAGCTGAATATGATGATTTGCTTGCTTTAATTGCTGATTTGGCTGATATTTTAGCAAAACCAGAACGTGTTGTCGCGATCATCAAAGAAGAAATGGATGACATCAAGCGTAAGTATGCTGACCCACGTCGTACAGAATTGATGGTTGGGGAAGTTCTTTCTCTTGAAGATGAAGACTTGATTGAAGAAGAAGACGTTCTTATTACTCTTTCAAATAAAGGGTATATTAAACGTTTGGCGCAAGATGAATTTCGTGCCCAAAAACGTGGTGGACGTGGTGTTCAAGGTACTGGTGTTAATGATGATGATTTTGTTCGTGAATTGGTATCCACAAGTACCCACGACCATGTTTATTTTATGACAAACAAAGGTCGCGTTTATCGCTTGAAAGCTTATGAAATCCCAGAATATGGACGTACAGCCAAAGGATTGCCAATTGTTAACCTTTTGAAATTAGATGAAGGTGAAATCGTTCAGACAATCATTAGTCAGTCTGGGCATGATGACAAAGAAAGTTATCTTTTCTTCGTTACGCGTCAAGGTGTTGTTAAACGTACCCTAGAATCTGAATTTAGCAATATTCGCCAAAATGGACTAAAAGCCCTTAATCTTAAAGATGGTGATGAATTAATCAACGTTATCAGAACAAATGGTAACAACGATATTATTATCGGTACTAAAACTGGTTACAGCGTTCGTTTCAATGAGTCTGCCGTGCGTAGCATGAGCCGTTCTGCTACAGGTGTTCGTGGTGTCAATCTTCGTGAAGGTGATGAAGTGGTCGGAGCTTCACGTATTTCAGATGACCAAGAAGTACTTGTTATTACGGAAAAAGGTTACGGAAAACGTACATTAGCTTCAGAATACCCAACCAAAGGTCGTGGTGGTAAAGGTATTAAGACTGCAAATATTGCTGAAAAGAATGGCCAGTTAGCAGGCTTAGCAACCGTGAATGGCGATGAAGATATTATGGTTATTACTGACACAGGGGTTATTATTCGTACAAATGTTGCTAGTATCTCACAAACAGGTCGTGCCACATTAGGTGTAAAAATCATGAAACTTGACCAAGACGCTAAACTTATGACGTTTGCACTTGTTGAGCCAGAAGAAGAGGAAGAAAAAACTGGAGAAGACCTAGAGTAA
- a CDS encoding L-lactate dehydrogenase, translating to MTATKQHKKVILVGDGAVGSSYAFALVNQGIAQELGIIEIPQLFDKAVGDAEDLSHALAFTSPKKIYAAKYEDCADADLVVITAGAPQKPGETRLDLVGKNLAINKSIVTEVVKSGFNGIFLVAANPVDVLTYSTWKFSGFPKERVIGSGTSLDSARFRQALAEKLDVDARSVHAYIMGEHGDSEFAVWSHANVAGVNLENYLKDVQNVNEAELVELFEGVRDAAYSIINKKGATFYGIAVALARITKAILNDENAVLPLSVFQEGQYPGVTDCYIGQPAIVGAHGIVRPVNIPLNDAEQQKMEASAKELKAIIDEAFSKEEFASAAKN from the coding sequence ATGACTGCAACTAAACAACACAAAAAAGTTATCCTTGTTGGTGACGGTGCCGTAGGTTCATCTTACGCATTCGCACTTGTAAACCAAGGAATCGCACAAGAACTTGGTATCATCGAAATCCCACAATTGTTCGACAAAGCTGTTGGGGATGCTGAAGACCTTAGCCACGCTCTTGCTTTCACTTCACCTAAAAAAATCTATGCTGCTAAATACGAAGACTGTGCAGATGCTGACCTTGTTGTTATCACTGCTGGTGCACCTCAAAAACCAGGTGAAACTCGTCTTGACCTTGTTGGTAAAAACCTTGCTATCAACAAATCAATCGTAACTGAAGTTGTTAAATCTGGTTTCAACGGAATTTTCTTAGTCGCTGCTAACCCAGTTGACGTTTTGACTTACTCTACATGGAAATTCTCTGGCTTCCCTAAAGAACGCGTTATTGGTTCAGGTACTTCACTTGACTCAGCTCGTTTCCGTCAAGCATTGGCTGAAAAACTTGATGTTGATGCACGTTCAGTTCACGCATACATCATGGGTGAACACGGTGACTCAGAGTTTGCAGTTTGGTCACACGCTAACGTTGCAGGTGTAAACCTTGAAAACTACCTAAAAGATGTTCAAAACGTTAACGAAGCTGAATTGGTTGAACTTTTCGAAGGTGTTCGTGATGCTGCTTACTCAATCATCAACAAAAAAGGTGCTACATTCTATGGTATCGCTGTTGCGCTTGCTCGTATCACTAAAGCAATCCTTAATGACGAAAATGCAGTTCTTCCACTTTCTGTATTCCAAGAAGGTCAATACCCTGGCGTAACTGACTGCTACATCGGTCAACCAGCTATCGTTGGTGCTCATGGTATCGTTCGTCCAGTTAATATTCCTTTGAATGACGCTGAACAACAAAAAATGGAAGCTTCTGCTAAAGAATTGAAAGCTATCATCGACGAAGCTTTCTCTAAAGAAGAATTTGCTTCTGCAGCTAAAAACTAA